The Desulfurella sp. genome has a window encoding:
- the def gene encoding peptide deformylase, whose protein sequence is MIEIVKFPDKLLKKQSVRIESIDSSVLSVIDKLTFVLDFYNHCVGIAAVQIGHLVRIVAVDVSKTKNKNHGRLIMINPVILEKSSDEIVTKEGCLSVPDYLGYVARPKKITLEYIDLNGKKQILEAKRFEAVVIQHEIDHLDGVLFLDKIASSTQLIKRLQNDI, encoded by the coding sequence ATGATAGAAATCGTAAAGTTTCCAGATAAACTTTTAAAAAAACAATCTGTCCGTATAGAATCAATTGATAGTAGTGTGTTATCTGTAATTGATAAATTAACATTTGTACTTGACTTTTATAATCATTGTGTAGGCATTGCTGCTGTTCAAATTGGCCATTTGGTAAGAATTGTTGCTGTTGATGTGTCTAAGACAAAAAATAAAAATCATGGCAGGCTTATTATGATTAATCCTGTTATTTTAGAAAAAAGCTCAGACGAAATAGTTACAAAAGAAGGTTGCCTTAGTGTGCCAGATTATTTGGGCTATGTTGCAAGGCCAAAAAAAATAACCCTGGAATATATTGATTTAAATGGTAAAAAACAGATTCTGGAGGCAAAAAGGTTTGAAGCAGTTGTTATTCAACATGAGATAGACCATTTGGATGGTGTATTGTTTTTAGATAAAATCGCATCTTCAACCCAATTAATTAAGAGGTTGCAAAATGATATATAA
- a CDS encoding pyruvate formate lyase family protein has protein sequence GLEISALFIKTPFYKKDIENGNLTKEKAKELLECLWIKFYNHPAVAKVGVTAQESATYTDFAQINLGGLDEKGDPSVNELSYLILDVIEEMRLVQPNPSIHVSKKTPDEFIKRAIDIIKTGFGQPAIFNADAVVQELLRQGKSIEDARLGGTSGCVEAGAFGKESYTLTGYFSLPKVLEITLNNGMDPLTNKQIGLKTGDFKDFETFNELFDAFKKQLKYFTDVKIKGNLVIEQIYAKYCPAPFLSILIDDCVKNGKDFNAGGARYNTCYIQGTGIGTITDSLSSIKYLVFEKKTIRPQDLLSMLKSNFEGFEVQRQIMLNKVPKYGNDDNYADNIMQEVFEEFFNNIDGKTTYKGGTFRINMLPTTVHVYFGSKMLATPDGRLAYEPISEGISPVQGADRKGPTAVIKSASKMDHIKTGGTLLNMKFTPDLLKDKKGTDSLVSLIRAYFKLDGHHVQFNVVDAHTLRQAQKKPQDYSDLIVRVAGYSDYFCHLNEQLQNEIIARTEHSFE, from the coding sequence TGGTCTTGAAATCTCGGCACTTTTTATAAAAACACCATTTTATAAAAAAGATATAGAAAATGGTAATCTAACAAAAGAAAAAGCAAAAGAATTGTTAGAGTGTTTATGGATAAAATTCTATAATCATCCGGCTGTAGCAAAAGTTGGAGTAACAGCACAGGAAAGTGCAACATACACTGATTTTGCTCAAATAAATTTAGGTGGATTGGATGAAAAAGGCGACCCCAGCGTTAATGAGTTGTCTTATTTAATACTGGATGTAATTGAAGAAATGCGACTTGTACAACCAAATCCATCAATCCATGTAAGCAAAAAAACGCCAGATGAATTTATCAAAAGGGCCATAGACATAATAAAAACAGGTTTTGGGCAACCTGCTATTTTTAATGCCGATGCTGTTGTTCAAGAATTGCTAAGGCAAGGTAAATCCATAGAAGATGCAAGGCTTGGTGGTACAAGCGGTTGTGTGGAAGCAGGTGCTTTTGGAAAAGAAAGTTATACTTTAACAGGTTATTTTAGTCTTCCAAAGGTTTTGGAAATTACATTAAATAACGGTATGGATCCCTTAACAAACAAACAAATAGGTTTAAAAACAGGTGATTTTAAAGATTTTGAAACATTCAATGAATTATTTGATGCTTTTAAAAAACAACTAAAATACTTTACAGATGTGAAAATTAAAGGTAACCTTGTTATTGAGCAGATATATGCAAAATACTGCCCTGCCCCGTTTTTATCAATTTTAATTGATGATTGCGTAAAAAACGGCAAAGACTTTAATGCGGGCGGCGCAAGGTACAATACCTGCTATATACAGGGTACGGGCATTGGTACAATTACAGATAGTCTTTCAAGTATAAAGTATCTTGTATTTGAGAAAAAAACAATAAGACCACAAGATTTACTTTCAATGCTAAAATCCAATTTTGAAGGCTTTGAAGTTCAAAGACAAATTATGCTTAATAAAGTGCCAAAATATGGAAATGATGATAATTATGCAGATAACATTATGCAGGAAGTATTTGAAGAATTTTTTAATAATATTGATGGTAAAACAACATACAAAGGCGGGACATTTAGAATAAATATGCTTCCCACAACTGTACATGTTTATTTTGGATCAAAAATGCTTGCAACACCTGATGGTAGACTAGCATATGAGCCGATTTCTGAAGGTATATCGCCAGTGCAGGGTGCAGATAGAAAAGGACCAACTGCTGTTATAAAATCTGCATCAAAGATGGATCATATAAAAACTGGCGGAACACTTCTTAATATGAAATTTACACCAGATTTGTTGAAAGACAAAAAAGGTACAGATTCATTAGTTAGTTTAATTAGAGCCTACTTTAAGCTAGATGGTCATCATGTGCAATTTAATGTTGTTGATGCGCATACTCTACGGCAAGCTCAAAAAAAACCTCAAGATTACTCTGATTTGATAGTAAGAGTAGCAGGATACAGTGATTATTTTTGCCATTTAAACGAACAGTTGCAAAATGAAATCATAGCAAGGACAGAGCATAGTTTTGAATAA
- a CDS encoding DMT family transporter, with the protein MNKNKIVLASLIGIIGVSFASIFIKECANVPSIVLSMYRLDIAAFILLLMNFINKNKLFPLSRKELLLGFASGVFLAMHFYFWIASLKYTSIASSVVLVSTNPFFVVVLSLILMKEKISPKVVIALIASFVGTVIITASDGNLLSEKIDKTALFGDILAIIGAFSVSFYFIIGSKLRKNMDTNRYVTLVYTFAAIFITILAIFANEDIINYSSRDFSFIFLLAIVPQLIGHTAFNWALKYLKATAVAITTLGEIIGSTVLAYIFFQQTIDLWQFIGILFIMSAIVISFRYGKV; encoded by the coding sequence TTGAATAAGAATAAAATAGTTTTAGCAAGTTTAATTGGTATAATAGGCGTAAGTTTTGCATCTATTTTTATAAAAGAATGTGCAAATGTCCCAAGTATTGTTTTATCAATGTACAGACTTGATATTGCAGCTTTTATATTGCTTTTAATGAATTTTATAAACAAGAATAAATTATTTCCTTTATCTAGAAAAGAACTTTTATTGGGTTTTGCAAGCGGTGTATTTTTGGCTATGCATTTTTATTTTTGGATTGCTTCATTGAAATATACGTCTATTGCAAGTTCTGTTGTGCTTGTTAGTACAAACCCATTTTTTGTTGTAGTATTGTCTTTAATTCTAATGAAAGAAAAAATTTCGCCAAAGGTAGTAATTGCATTAATCGCATCTTTTGTTGGTACAGTTATTATAACAGCAAGCGATGGCAATCTTTTAAGTGAAAAAATTGACAAAACAGCTTTATTTGGAGATATTTTGGCAATTATTGGTGCTTTTAGCGTAAGTTTTTACTTTATTATTGGCTCCAAACTAAGAAAAAATATGGATACAAACAGATACGTTACTTTAGTATATACTTTTGCTGCAATTTTTATAACTATATTGGCTATATTTGCAAATGAGGATATCATAAATTACTCAAGTAGAGATTTTTCTTTTATTTTTTTACTTGCAATCGTGCCACAGCTTATTGGACATACGGCATTTAACTGGGCATTGAAGTATTTAAAAGCAACTGCTGTAGCAATTACAACTTTAGGTGAAATTATTGGCTCTACAGTGCTGGCCTATATTTTTTTTCAGCAAACAATTGATTTGTGGCAATTTATTGGCATTTTATTCATTATGAGTGCTATAGTTATATCCTTTAGGTATGGAAAAGTTTAA
- a CDS encoding ACT domain-containing protein, protein MKHYYALTVIGKDKPGIVSSVAKVLYEWDFNIEDSSSTLLRDQFSMILIVSTDKEVGLIDLKKAFAKARKDLQLSISVRKIEVLDEQKQQAKHYMISIYGSDKKGIVYKTTTALSYLDINIVDLKTRVSGAKKDIYIMILEVEVPPKVNIGKVNEILDEIAKEMGVDFSIRPVESYNI, encoded by the coding sequence ATGAAGCATTATTACGCTTTAACAGTTATTGGTAAAGATAAACCAGGCATTGTCAGCAGTGTCGCAAAGGTTTTATACGAGTGGGATTTTAATATAGAGGATTCTTCGTCAACGCTTTTGAGAGACCAATTTTCCATGATACTCATTGTGTCAACAGATAAAGAAGTGGGTTTGATTGACCTTAAAAAAGCTTTTGCAAAAGCAAGAAAAGACTTACAACTAAGTATATCTGTTCGAAAAATCGAAGTTTTAGATGAACAAAAGCAACAAGCCAAGCATTATATGATATCAATATACGGCAGCGATAAAAAAGGTATTGTTTATAAAACAACTACGGCTTTAAGTTATTTAGATATAAATATTGTTGATTTAAAAACAAGGGTTTCAGGCGCAAAAAAAGATATATACATAATGATCTTGGAAGTTGAAGTGCCACCAAAAGTAAATATAGGCAAAGTAAACGAGATTTTAGATGAGATTGCAAAAGAAATGGGTGTTGACTTTTCAATCAGACCTGTTGAGTCTTACAATATATGA